One Cyanobacteria bacterium FACHB-DQ100 DNA segment encodes these proteins:
- a CDS encoding glycosyltransferase family 39 protein — MDDQIEMPGKTRSLILERCFAIVWVLALGGIAFFNQLGSIGLVDETEPLFVESARQMTVTGNWITPYFNQVTRFDKPPLIYWLMAIAFKTVGVNEWAARLPSAIAGTVLVGFCFYTIRRFVPLRIAPYLGSAIVALNLITLFFGRLGYSDMLLSACFGGSLLAFFFGYVRSDQRWYRAFYGLMGLAVLTKGPVGVVLPSAIVLIFLFWARNLRGVLREMKPIQGTGIFLLVSVPWYLLAYLQNGNAFIQSFFGLHNVERFTNVVNQHSGAWYYHLVIVLVGFFPWSLCLPAAIAHAIRQPKWQQEPRSQHLGKFALVWFAVVLIFFTIAVTKYITYTLPLYPAAAILVMLWFVHHFSQPRPSITVKATVYFSVAISVAVGILIFYSPNWLNRDPAMPNLGLRMQQSGLHHIGASIWITAAIVGLVLAIQYRLRWYWAVNLVAFAAFILFFITPAVSIIDSVRQLPLRQIAQATIEDRRPNEPIIMATDAFEKPSLVFYTQQPITFLNRARMIQPYLQKLRKEGKTTSIVMITTPTALQEGNVKPNQYQPLQQYRQYQLVRVPIRSSK, encoded by the coding sequence ATGGACGATCAGATAGAGATGCCAGGGAAAACACGATCGCTAATCTTGGAGCGATGTTTTGCGATCGTTTGGGTGCTTGCATTAGGTGGAATTGCATTTTTTAATCAGTTGGGCAGCATCGGACTGGTAGATGAGACAGAGCCGCTGTTTGTGGAGTCAGCGCGGCAGATGACGGTCACCGGAAATTGGATTACGCCGTATTTTAATCAAGTGACTCGGTTTGATAAGCCGCCCTTGATTTACTGGCTGATGGCGATCGCATTCAAAACGGTTGGCGTAAATGAATGGGCAGCGCGGCTGCCCTCTGCGATCGCGGGAACCGTTTTGGTCGGTTTTTGTTTCTATACGATTAGGCGATTTGTTCCATTGAGAATTGCACCGTACTTGGGATCGGCGATCGTTGCGCTTAATCTGATCACGCTATTCTTCGGACGGTTGGGCTACTCGGATATGTTGCTGAGTGCCTGTTTTGGTGGATCGCTGCTAGCGTTTTTTTTCGGCTATGTGAGATCGGATCAGCGCTGGTATCGGGCGTTTTATGGGCTGATGGGACTGGCAGTTTTAACGAAAGGCCCGGTTGGGGTCGTGTTGCCGAGTGCGATCGTGCTCATCTTTCTATTCTGGGCGAGAAACCTGCGCGGAGTGCTGCGCGAGATGAAGCCGATTCAAGGAACAGGAATTTTTCTGTTGGTGAGTGTGCCTTGGTATTTGTTGGCGTATCTTCAAAACGGGAATGCGTTTATTCAATCGTTTTTCGGGCTGCATAATGTTGAACGCTTTACCAATGTGGTGAATCAGCATTCTGGCGCTTGGTACTATCATTTGGTGATTGTGCTAGTTGGGTTTTTCCCTTGGTCGCTTTGCTTGCCTGCGGCGATCGCTCATGCGATCAGGCAACCCAAATGGCAACAAGAACCAAGATCACAGCATCTTGGAAAGTTCGCGCTGGTATGGTTTGCGGTTGTGCTGATCTTCTTCACGATCGCGGTTACAAAATATATTACTTATACCTTACCGCTATATCCCGCAGCAGCAATTCTCGTCATGTTATGGTTCGTGCATCATTTTTCACAACCAAGACCATCCATCACGGTTAAGGCTACCGTATACTTTAGTGTTGCTATTTCTGTTGCTGTTGGTATTCTCATTTTCTACAGCCCAAATTGGTTAAATCGTGATCCAGCTATGCCAAATTTGGGATTAAGAATGCAGCAGTCTGGATTGCATCACATTGGCGCATCCATTTGGATTACAGCCGCGATCGTTGGATTAGTTTTAGCGATTCAGTATCGATTGCGCTGGTATTGGGCTGTGAATCTTGTTGCTTTTGCAGCATTTATTCTGTTTTTTATTACTCCTGCGGTCAGCATTATTGACTCAGTTCGACAATTACCGCTGCGCCAAATTGCTCAAGCGACGATCGAGGATCGACGACCGAACGAACCGATCATCATGGCAACCGATGCGTTTGAGAAACCGAGCTTAGTGTTTTATACGCAGCAGCCAATTACCTTTCTTAATCGCGCTCGGATGATTCAGCCATATTTACAGAAGCTGCGGAAAGAAGGAAAAACAACATCGATCGTGATGATCACCACCCCAACCGCACTGCAAGAAGGAAATGTGAAACCAAATCAGTACCAACCGCTTCAACAGTATCGTCAGTATCAACTTGTGCGCGTTCCAATTCGTTCTTCAAAATAA
- a CDS encoding penicillin-binding protein 2 codes for MIEKLRDRLLQAVSQTQLIERFRTAQAKPSVRRLFLVWAILVGATGLLSLNLVRLQVYQSPKLLKEARAQQTTFLRPFIPRRPITDRNGNVLAIDRPVYTLYAHPIAFQEPKTEIATKLSAILGIPAGDLLQRFSAGESGIRVEYAVPESAADRIQSLQIDGLELAQQQQRLYPQQTLAADVVGYLDLDRIGQAGVEYSHKNLLERSVKSVRLSRTGSGVMMPDRLPGGFLQMDNLHLQLSIDSRVQRAAIAALQPQLKKFNAKRGVVIAMDAKTGEIRTLASAPSYDPNEFYKANIEQFKNWALTDLYEPGSTFKPLNVAIALEAGAIKPDQVINDEGAIQVDGWPIQNFDFSSAGARGPSTITQIMEHSSNVGMVRIVQQMSRSTYYSWLQKIGLGQPTGSDLPFEGTGQIKDKKAFTESAIDAATSSFGQGFSITALQLVQLHGILASGGKLLTPHVVQGLFDEKGQPYWNANAPQPKPVFSPQTAQTVLKMMESVVQDGTGKAAQIPNYRIGGKTGTAQKAGETGGYIEGAKITSFVSIFPIDAPQYVVAAVIDEPKGADAFGSTVAAPIVKAVMEALIVADKIPPSVPAAPNPAASPSPSPTP; via the coding sequence ATGATCGAGAAGCTGCGCGATCGACTGCTACAGGCTGTAAGTCAGACTCAACTGATCGAACGGTTTCGCACAGCGCAAGCAAAACCGAGCGTTCGTCGCTTATTTCTCGTTTGGGCAATCTTGGTGGGTGCAACAGGACTCCTATCGCTCAATCTGGTTCGGCTGCAAGTCTATCAGTCGCCAAAATTGCTTAAAGAGGCACGCGCTCAACAAACTACTTTTTTGCGTCCCTTTATCCCGCGTCGCCCGATTACCGATCGCAACGGCAATGTTTTAGCGATCGATCGTCCGGTCTACACGCTGTACGCCCACCCGATCGCGTTTCAGGAGCCGAAAACCGAAATTGCAACGAAACTCTCTGCAATTCTGGGCATCCCTGCGGGGGACTTGCTGCAACGATTTAGCGCGGGCGAGAGCGGCATTCGCGTTGAGTACGCCGTGCCCGAATCGGCAGCCGATCGCATTCAATCTTTGCAGATTGACGGCTTGGAACTGGCACAACAGCAGCAGCGACTCTACCCCCAGCAAACCCTCGCAGCCGATGTGGTTGGGTATTTGGATTTGGATCGCATCGGGCAAGCAGGAGTTGAATATAGCCACAAGAATCTACTTGAACGATCAGTGAAATCTGTGCGACTGAGCCGCACCGGCTCAGGGGTAATGATGCCCGATCGTCTTCCGGGGGGATTTTTGCAGATGGACAACTTGCATTTGCAGTTGTCGATCGATAGTCGAGTCCAGAGAGCGGCGATCGCCGCCCTTCAGCCGCAGCTAAAAAAATTCAACGCTAAGCGTGGTGTAGTGATCGCGATGGATGCCAAGACAGGCGAAATCCGAACGCTAGCATCTGCTCCGTCTTATGATCCGAATGAATTCTATAAAGCAAACATTGAGCAGTTCAAAAACTGGGCGTTAACCGATTTGTATGAGCCGGGATCAACGTTTAAGCCCTTGAACGTGGCGATCGCGCTTGAGGCGGGAGCAATCAAACCCGACCAAGTGATTAATGATGAAGGGGCAATTCAGGTAGACGGATGGCCCATTCAAAACTTTGATTTCTCCAGCGCTGGTGCAAGAGGGCCTAGTACGATCACTCAAATTATGGAGCATTCCAGCAATGTCGGCATGGTGCGAATCGTGCAGCAAATGTCTCGATCCACCTACTATTCCTGGCTACAAAAAATAGGTTTAGGGCAGCCGACCGGAAGCGATTTGCCGTTTGAAGGGACGGGGCAAATCAAAGACAAAAAGGCTTTTACCGAGTCTGCGATCGATGCGGCGACCAGCTCGTTTGGGCAAGGCTTTTCGATTACGGCGCTGCAACTGGTGCAACTGCACGGGATTTTAGCAAGCGGCGGTAAGCTGCTCACGCCTCATGTGGTTCAAGGCTTATTTGATGAAAAGGGGCAGCCTTACTGGAACGCGAACGCTCCTCAACCCAAGCCAGTTTTTTCACCGCAAACCGCGCAAACCGTGCTGAAAATGATGGAATCGGTGGTGCAAGACGGAACCGGAAAAGCCGCGCAAATTCCCAACTACCGCATCGGCGGTAAAACTGGAACCGCGCAAAAAGCTGGAGAAACGGGTGGATATATCGAAGGTGCGAAGATTACCAGTTTTGTGAGTATTTTCCCGATCGATGCGCCTCAATATGTTGTGGCAGCGGTGATTGATGAGCCGAAGGGTGCAGATGCGTTTGGTTCGACGGTAGCAGCGCCGATCGTCAAAGCGGTCATGGAAGCTTTGATCGTTGCAGATAAGATTCCGCCAAGTGTGCCTGCTGCACCGAATCCGGCTGCGTCTCCGAGTCCTAGTCCGACACCTTAG
- a CDS encoding alpha/beta hydrolase has product MPTLLISGVPHAYELTAPTSNSVVLVFIHGWMLSRNYWQPLIDQLSSDYQCLSYDLRGFGESQPRDAACLPAVDDRSGGAVAVATQNAIAQYSLLAYARDLGMLLKQLQIPEVWLIGHSLGGCVALWAADQMPEQVRGVICLNSGGGIYLKEAFERFRSAGQQMVKLRPKWLAQVPCLDLVFQRANVASVIERSWGRQRVIDFVNADQEAAIGTLLDSTTEAEVHRLPQVVARLSQPLYFITGSKDTVMEPKYVRHLASFHPLFGDGADNVLELPDCGHLSMLEKTDSVESHIRSVLEQLCND; this is encoded by the coding sequence ATGCCTACTCTTCTTATTTCGGGAGTTCCACACGCCTACGAGCTGACGGCTCCCACCTCAAACTCTGTCGTTCTAGTATTCATTCACGGCTGGATGCTGAGCCGCAATTATTGGCAACCTCTGATCGATCAGTTGTCATCGGATTATCAGTGTTTGTCTTATGATTTGCGGGGCTTTGGTGAGTCCCAACCGCGAGATGCGGCTTGCCTGCCCGCTGTGGACGATCGATCTGGTGGGGCAGTTGCCGTCGCCACGCAGAACGCGATCGCGCAGTATAGTCTGCTTGCTTATGCGAGGGATTTAGGAATGCTGTTGAAGCAGTTGCAGATTCCTGAAGTTTGGTTGATTGGGCATTCACTCGGCGGCTGCGTGGCGCTGTGGGCAGCCGACCAAATGCCGGAACAGGTTCGAGGCGTGATTTGCCTGAATTCTGGCGGTGGCATCTATTTGAAAGAAGCGTTTGAGCGGTTTCGATCGGCAGGTCAGCAGATGGTAAAACTGCGCCCAAAATGGTTAGCGCAGGTGCCGTGTCTAGATTTGGTGTTTCAGCGGGCGAATGTGGCAAGCGTGATTGAACGATCGTGGGGTCGGCAACGAGTGATCGATTTTGTTAATGCGGATCAAGAAGCCGCGATCGGGACGTTATTGGATTCGACCACAGAAGCCGAGGTGCATCGTTTACCGCAAGTCGTGGCGCGGTTATCACAGCCGCTCTACTTCATTACTGGGTCGAAAGATACGGTGATGGAACCGAAGTATGTGCGTCATTTAGCCAGTTTTCATCCGCTATTTGGCGATGGGGCGGACAATGTTCTAGAGCTTCCCGATTGCGGTCATCTATCAATGCTAGAGAAAACCGATTCTGTTGAATCGCACATTCGCAGCGTTTTGGAACAGCTTTGTAATGATTAA
- a CDS encoding glycosyltransferase family 39 protein yields the protein MKSVQKWWAEPTNRQVAAILIVGFLFRSFIAFWLPPGFDEAYYYIYTQNPALSYFDHPPLVSLVSAIGIWLTGEVSQFTIRIGSLLLYPFTLYFLYRAAVHLFSVRVGLLTLAIASVIPIFQLGFGTFTLPDSPLMFFWTLTLWVGAVEFFPRDRTVYISSYRVALIGLLVGLACIGKYHGFLLGFGLIGFCLTSRRHWAVFRSPWTILSFLLFLVAFSPVLYWNSQHDWISFTFQGNRSVPNRSFKFSKVIDVAFAASLYLFPTFGLPLWFVSIREIILTVSRRFSNSIHSFVLWTSAPVFIIFTLIGGYQQILPGWTMPGFFSVTPLLAWYASRWRSSVLKRWLVGSTLAIVALLLFALSHVTLGTLQKPGQYALFGGFVAPQDDPSVDLMDILQLRREFSRSPQLLTALKNADFMFSNRFHMAGHTAMALTPLYSTPMTCFDRRDLRGFAFWSTAEQWLGKTGLYITADKFQTQEDSAAEYVPYFEKFTKLGEVELRRGGVVIDRIHVFQGTNLLKPFPRPY from the coding sequence ATGAAATCAGTACAAAAATGGTGGGCAGAGCCAACCAATCGGCAAGTTGCTGCAATTCTAATCGTGGGATTTCTGTTTCGCAGCTTTATCGCGTTTTGGCTGCCACCTGGATTTGATGAAGCGTACTACTATATTTACACTCAAAATCCTGCTCTGAGTTATTTTGATCATCCGCCACTGGTTTCGTTGGTGAGCGCGATCGGCATTTGGTTAACTGGCGAAGTCTCTCAATTTACAATCCGCATCGGCAGCTTATTGCTGTATCCGTTTACGTTGTACTTTCTATACCGTGCAGCAGTTCATTTATTTTCAGTTCGAGTTGGATTGCTGACGTTAGCGATCGCGTCGGTCATTCCAATTTTCCAACTCGGATTTGGCACCTTTACGCTACCCGATTCACCGCTAATGTTTTTCTGGACATTAACGCTTTGGGTGGGAGCGGTTGAATTTTTTCCTCGCGATCGTACAGTTTACATTTCCTCGTATCGAGTTGCACTCATCGGGCTACTCGTTGGATTGGCTTGCATTGGAAAATACCACGGATTTCTACTTGGATTTGGCTTAATTGGATTTTGTTTGACCAGCCGGCGGCATTGGGCAGTGTTTCGATCTCCGTGGACAATATTAAGCTTTCTACTATTTTTAGTTGCGTTCTCGCCTGTATTGTATTGGAACAGCCAGCACGATTGGATTTCTTTTACGTTTCAGGGAAACCGTAGTGTTCCAAATCGTTCCTTCAAATTCTCTAAAGTAATTGATGTTGCGTTTGCAGCCTCGTTGTATTTATTTCCTACATTTGGATTACCACTCTGGTTTGTTAGCATTCGAGAAATTATTCTAACCGTGTCGCGGAGGTTTTCAAACTCGATTCACTCTTTCGTGTTGTGGACATCTGCGCCTGTATTCATCATCTTTACGCTGATTGGTGGTTATCAACAGATTTTACCCGGTTGGACAATGCCAGGATTCTTCTCGGTTACGCCACTACTCGCTTGGTACGCATCGAGGTGGCGATCGTCTGTGCTAAAACGCTGGCTTGTGGGTTCAACCCTTGCGATCGTCGCCCTGCTATTGTTTGCGCTGTCTCACGTCACGCTGGGAACGCTGCAAAAACCGGGACAATACGCGCTGTTTGGGGGATTCGTTGCGCCGCAAGACGATCCTTCGGTTGATCTGATGGACATTCTGCAACTGCGGCGAGAATTTTCGCGATCGCCTCAACTGCTCACAGCGCTGAAAAATGCCGACTTTATGTTCAGTAATCGATTCCACATGGCAGGGCATACGGCGATGGCGCTCACGCCCCTCTATTCGACTCCGATGACTTGCTTCGATCGCCGCGACTTGCGCGGATTCGCTTTCTGGTCAACCGCAGAACAATGGCTGGGTAAAACAGGACTCTACATCACTGCTGATAAATTTCAAACCCAGGAAGACTCTGCGGCGGAATATGTCCCGTATTTTGAAAAATTTACCAAGCTAGGGGAAGTGGAGTTACGTCGGGGCGGAGTAGTGATCGATCGGATTCATGTGTTTCAAGGGACGAACTTGCTAAAACCATTCCCGCGTCCTTACTGA
- a CDS encoding CAP domain-containing protein — protein sequence MSVGIVIAGTFGSTIQSQAQTVPSGVSTSQTLAFQIAQGIPIAEMERMVFTRINQYRASKGLPAMVWNDSIAKQAREHSRNMAKKAVPFGHQGFEKRAKAITSSIPARATSENVAWIMSRRDPIGQVVEAWIKSQKHRENIEGNFNVTGIGIGLSAMGEYYFTQDFVRN from the coding sequence ATGTCAGTGGGCATTGTGATCGCCGGAACCTTTGGCAGCACGATTCAAAGCCAAGCTCAAACCGTACCTTCAGGTGTGTCTACCTCTCAAACGCTCGCGTTTCAGATTGCTCAGGGAATTCCGATCGCAGAAATGGAACGCATGGTCTTTACTCGAATTAACCAGTACCGCGCCAGCAAAGGTTTACCTGCAATGGTCTGGAACGATAGCATTGCCAAGCAAGCGCGTGAACACAGCCGCAATATGGCGAAAAAAGCAGTTCCATTTGGTCATCAAGGATTTGAAAAGCGCGCAAAAGCAATTACCAGCAGCATTCCAGCGCGGGCGACAAGTGAAAATGTGGCTTGGATTATGAGCCGCCGCGATCCGATCGGGCAGGTTGTAGAAGCTTGGATCAAAAGCCAAAAGCATCGGGAAAACATCGAAGGAAATTTCAACGTAACCGGGATCGGCATCGGCCTCAGTGCAATGGGAGAATACTACTTTACGCAAGACTTTGTGCGAAATTAA
- a CDS encoding ribonuclease H-like domain-containing protein — protein MQPREFHLCDRDLTSELLEQYQSATVIAVDTETMGLLPHRDRLCLVQLCDEGDQVTVVRIERGQTEAPNLKKLLEASDTTKIFHFARFDITTLRHHLGIQVTPIFCTKLASKLIRTYSPRHGLKDLIQELTGVELDKSAQSSDWGNAMNLSEAQLQYAANDVRYLIEARSKLIEMLEREERLELAEQCFQALPVFAQLDILQYQNVFEH, from the coding sequence ATGCAACCGCGTGAATTTCACCTTTGCGATCGCGATCTTACTTCCGAGCTATTGGAGCAGTATCAGTCAGCCACCGTGATCGCAGTCGATACCGAAACGATGGGGCTTCTACCACACCGCGATCGCTTGTGCTTAGTACAGTTGTGCGATGAGGGCGATCAAGTAACGGTTGTCAGAATTGAGCGGGGGCAAACCGAAGCACCAAACTTGAAGAAACTGCTTGAAGCGTCAGACACTACGAAAATCTTTCACTTTGCGCGATTTGATATTACGACCTTGCGCCATCACCTGGGAATTCAGGTCACACCGATTTTTTGCACGAAATTGGCAAGTAAGCTAATTCGCACCTATTCCCCCCGTCACGGCTTAAAAGATTTGATTCAAGAATTAACGGGGGTGGAACTTGACAAGAGCGCTCAAAGCTCCGATTGGGGCAATGCCATGAATCTTTCTGAGGCACAGTTGCAGTATGCGGCGAATGATGTGCGCTATTTGATTGAGGCGCGATCGAAACTGATTGAAATGCTAGAGCGCGAGGAACGCTTGGAACTTGCAGAGCAGTGTTTTCAAGCATTGCCTGTGTTTGCCCAGCTTGATATTCTGCAATATCAGAATGTGTTTGAGCATTAA